Proteins encoded in a region of the Streptomyces sp. PCS3-D2 genome:
- a CDS encoding pitrilysin family protein, translating into MGHTATAQAGSGGLTATEHRLANGLRVVLSEDHLTPVAAVCLWYDVGSRHEVKGRTGLAHLFEHLMFQGSASVPGNGHFELVQGAGGSLNGTTSFERTNYFETMPTHQLELALWLEADRMGSLLAALDDESMENQRDVVKNERRQRYDNVPYGTAFERLTALAYPEGHPYHHTPIGSMADLDAASLEDARAFFRTYYAPNNAVLSVVGDIDPEKTLAWIEKYFGTIPAHDGKQPPRDGSLPDVIGKQLREEIVEEVPARALMAAYRLPHDGTRECDAADVALTILGGGESSLLHNRLVRRDQTAVAAGFGMLRLAGAPSLGWLDVKTSSGVEIPAIEAAVDEELARFAAEGPTAEEMERAQAQLEREWLDRLSTVAGRADELCRYAVLFGDPQLALTAVQRVLDVTAEEVQAVAAARLRPDNRAVLVYEPLAADGAEGEENADSDENEGAEQ; encoded by the coding sequence ATGGGTCACACGGCCACAGCCCAGGCCGGCTCCGGCGGCCTGACAGCGACCGAGCACCGGCTGGCCAACGGCCTGCGCGTGGTGCTGTCCGAGGACCACCTGACCCCGGTCGCCGCGGTCTGCCTCTGGTACGACGTCGGCTCGCGCCACGAAGTCAAGGGGCGTACCGGTCTGGCTCACCTCTTCGAGCACCTGATGTTCCAGGGCTCGGCGAGCGTACCGGGCAACGGCCACTTCGAGCTGGTCCAGGGCGCCGGCGGCTCCCTCAACGGCACCACCAGCTTCGAGCGCACCAACTACTTCGAGACGATGCCGACCCACCAGCTGGAGCTCGCGCTCTGGCTGGAGGCGGACCGGATGGGCTCGCTGCTGGCCGCCCTGGACGACGAGTCCATGGAGAACCAGCGCGACGTCGTCAAGAACGAGCGCCGCCAGCGCTACGACAACGTCCCCTACGGCACCGCCTTCGAGCGGCTGACCGCCCTCGCCTACCCCGAGGGCCACCCGTACCACCACACCCCGATCGGCTCCATGGCCGACCTGGACGCCGCGTCCCTGGAGGACGCGCGCGCCTTCTTCCGCACCTACTACGCGCCCAACAACGCCGTGCTGTCGGTCGTCGGGGACATCGACCCGGAAAAGACGCTCGCCTGGATCGAGAAGTACTTCGGCACCATCCCCGCCCACGACGGCAAGCAGCCGCCCCGCGACGGCTCGCTGCCCGACGTCATCGGGAAGCAGCTGCGCGAGGAGATCGTCGAGGAGGTCCCGGCACGTGCGCTGATGGCCGCCTACCGGCTGCCGCACGACGGTACCCGCGAGTGCGACGCGGCCGACGTGGCACTGACCATCCTGGGCGGCGGCGAGTCCTCGCTGCTGCACAACCGGCTGGTGCGCCGCGACCAGACGGCCGTCGCCGCCGGCTTCGGCATGCTCCGCCTGGCCGGGGCGCCGTCGCTGGGCTGGCTGGACGTGAAGACCTCCAGCGGGGTCGAGATCCCCGCCATCGAGGCGGCCGTCGACGAGGAGCTCGCGCGGTTCGCCGCGGAGGGCCCGACCGCCGAGGAGATGGAGCGCGCCCAGGCGCAGCTGGAGCGCGAGTGGCTGGACCGGCTGAGCACGGTGGCCGGCCGCGCCGACGAACTGTGCCGGTACGCGGTGCTGTTCGGAGACCCGCAGCTGGCCCTCACCGCCGTCCAGCGGGTCCTCGACGTCACTGCCGAGGAGGTGCAGGCCGTGGCCGCGGCCCGGCTGCGCCCGGACAACCGCGCGGTCCTCGTCTACGAGCCGCTCGCGGCGGACGGGGCCGAGGGCGAAGAGAACGCCGACAGCGACGAGAACGAGGGGGCGGAGCAGTGA
- a CDS encoding DNA topoisomerase (ATP-hydrolyzing) subunit A, which translates to MARRSTKTPPPEDFEEKILDIDVVDEMQGSFLEYAYSVIYSRALPDARDGMKPVHRRIVYQMNEMGLRPDRGYVKCARVVGEVMGKLHPHGDASIYDALVRMAQPFSMRLPLVDGHGNFGSLGNDDPPAAMRYTECRMADATSLMTESIDEDTVDFTANYDGQEQEPVALPAAYPNLLVNGASGIAVGMATNMPPHNLGEVVAAARHLIRYPHADLDALMRFVPGPDLPTGGRIVGLSGIKDAYENGRGSFKIRATVAVENVTARRKGLVVTELPFTVGPEKVIAKIKDLVGSKKLQGIADVKDLTDRAHGLRLVIEIKNGFHPEAVLEQLYKLTPMEESFGINNVALVDGQPLTLGLKELLEVYLDHRFEVVRRRSEFRRTKRRDRLHLVEGLLVALIDIDEVIRLIRDSENSAQAKARLMERFSLSETQTQYILDTPLRRLTKFDRLELESERDRLTGEIDELTGILESDNELRKLVSAELAVVAKKFGTERRTVLLESAGTAVAAVPLEVADDPCRVLLSSTGLLARTANGDPLPQDEGGARAKHDLIVSQVAATARADVGVVTSAGRLLRLSVIDLPQLPDTHAAPNLAGGAPVSEFLSGLEADEKVVCLTSLDESSQGLALGTEQGVVKRVVPDYPANKDELEVITLKEGDRIVGGVELRTGEEDLVFITDDAQLLRYPAGQVRPQGRPAGGMAGIKLSQNAKVIHFSAVDPGRDAVVFTVAGSHGTLDDSVLSGKLTPFDQYPRKGRATGGVRCQRFLKGEDLLVLAWAGGAPARAAAANGAPAELPTPDPRRDGSGAALPAAVATLAGPAL; encoded by the coding sequence ATGGCCCGCCGCAGCACGAAGACCCCGCCGCCGGAGGATTTCGAGGAGAAGATCCTCGACATCGACGTCGTCGACGAAATGCAGGGCTCCTTCCTCGAGTACGCGTACTCGGTGATCTACTCCCGTGCCCTGCCCGACGCGCGGGACGGCATGAAGCCGGTGCACCGGCGCATCGTGTACCAGATGAACGAGATGGGCCTGCGCCCCGACCGCGGGTACGTCAAGTGCGCCCGTGTCGTCGGCGAGGTGATGGGCAAGCTCCACCCCCACGGCGACGCCTCGATCTACGACGCCCTCGTACGCATGGCCCAGCCGTTCTCGATGCGGCTGCCGCTGGTCGACGGCCACGGCAACTTCGGCTCGCTCGGCAACGACGACCCGCCGGCCGCGATGCGCTACACCGAGTGCCGCATGGCCGATGCCACGTCGCTGATGACGGAGTCGATCGACGAGGACACCGTCGACTTCACCGCCAACTACGACGGCCAGGAACAGGAGCCGGTCGCGCTCCCCGCCGCCTACCCAAACCTGCTGGTCAACGGCGCGTCCGGGATCGCAGTCGGCATGGCGACCAACATGCCCCCGCACAACCTCGGCGAGGTCGTCGCGGCGGCCCGCCACCTGATCCGGTACCCGCACGCCGACCTGGACGCGCTGATGCGCTTCGTACCGGGTCCCGACCTGCCCACCGGCGGCCGGATCGTCGGCCTCTCGGGCATCAAGGACGCCTACGAGAACGGCCGCGGCTCCTTCAAGATCCGCGCGACGGTGGCCGTGGAGAACGTCACGGCGCGCCGCAAGGGCCTGGTCGTCACCGAACTGCCCTTCACGGTGGGTCCCGAGAAGGTCATCGCGAAGATCAAGGACCTGGTCGGCTCCAAGAAGCTCCAGGGCATCGCCGACGTCAAGGACCTCACCGACCGCGCCCACGGCCTGCGCCTGGTCATCGAGATCAAGAACGGTTTCCACCCGGAGGCCGTGCTGGAACAGCTCTACAAGCTGACGCCGATGGAGGAGTCCTTCGGCATCAACAACGTCGCGCTGGTGGACGGGCAGCCGCTCACCCTCGGCCTCAAAGAGCTGCTGGAGGTCTACCTCGACCATCGCTTCGAGGTCGTCCGGCGGCGCAGCGAGTTCCGCCGCACCAAGCGCCGGGACCGGCTGCACCTCGTCGAGGGCCTGCTGGTGGCCCTCATCGACATCGACGAGGTCATCCGGCTCATCCGCGACAGCGAGAACTCCGCCCAGGCCAAGGCGCGGCTCATGGAGCGGTTCTCGCTCAGCGAGACGCAGACCCAGTACATCCTCGACACCCCGCTGCGCCGGCTCACCAAGTTCGACCGCCTGGAGCTGGAGTCCGAGCGCGACCGCCTGACGGGCGAGATCGACGAGCTGACCGGCATCCTGGAGTCCGACAACGAGCTGCGCAAGCTGGTCTCCGCGGAACTGGCCGTCGTCGCGAAGAAGTTCGGCACCGAGCGGCGCACCGTCCTGCTGGAGTCGGCGGGCACCGCGGTGGCCGCCGTACCGCTGGAGGTCGCGGACGACCCGTGCCGGGTGCTGCTGTCCTCGACGGGCCTGCTGGCCCGTACGGCGAACGGCGACCCGCTACCCCAGGACGAGGGCGGCGCCCGGGCCAAGCACGACCTGATCGTCTCGCAGGTGGCGGCGACCGCGCGGGCGGATGTCGGCGTGGTCACCTCCGCCGGCCGGCTGCTGCGGCTCTCGGTGATCGACCTGCCGCAGCTGCCGGACACGCACGCCGCACCCAACCTGGCGGGGGGCGCGCCGGTCTCGGAGTTCCTCTCCGGACTGGAGGCGGACGAGAAGGTGGTCTGCCTGACCTCACTGGACGAGTCCTCGCAGGGCCTGGCGCTGGGCACGGAGCAGGGCGTGGTCAAGCGGGTCGTGCCGGACTACCCGGCCAACAAGGACGAGCTGGAGGTCATCACCCTCAAGGAGGGCGACCGGATCGTGGGCGGGGTCGAGCTGCGCACGGGTGAGGAGGACCTGGTCTTCATCACCGACGACGCCCAGCTGCTGCGCTACCCCGCCGGCCAGGTGCGCCCGCAGGGCCGCCCGGCGGGCGGTATGGCGGGCATCAAGCTCTCCCAGAACGCCAAGGTGATCCACTTCTCGGCCGTCGACCCGGGCCGGGACGCCGTGGTGTTCACGGTGGCCGGCTCGCACGGGACCCTGGACGACTCGGTGCTGTCCGGGAAGCTCACCCCGTTCGACCAGTACCCGCGCAAGGGTCGGGCCACCGGCGGCGTGCGCTGCCAGCGGTTCCTGAAGGGCGAGGACCTGCTGGTCCTCGCCTGGGCGGGCGGCGCACCCGCCCGCGCGGCCGCGGCGAACGGCGCTCCGGCCGAGCTGCCGACCCCGGACCCGCGCCGGGACGGTTCGGGGGCGGCCCTGCCGGCCGCCGTGGCGACGCTGGCGGGACCCGCGTTGTAG
- a CDS encoding restriction endonuclease, with translation MSRRSGRLIGDWAEAQRRMQQTQLIQHREAERRQRAYEREAARGQREQQAAYRQHREAEARRRTERIEAEVAALQGLLAAGCRAPAFRTAALVRPERLEPFAPGNLAHPLPMPRLEQFQQQNTGWTLGSHRRAQAEREAHARYTQAWQAAHAAEMQRQQQLAAYRQQYDQWAAQQLAGIREHNDGLAELARSLRAGDPDAAVEYFSAALYASTAWPEALPRQLAAAYDPGTRELVLDWQLPGFRVVPEAKSVRYMPSTDQDRETARPVTQRRALYRDLLAQCLLLVVRELYAADEFGALESVVVNGFVDDHDPVTGQEARIVLASVSTARTAFAGLRLEQVSAVDCLLEGLRGQLSARPDQLTAVRPGRRPDEVGGGVVSHGGDAAEDEEEPDLFVMDPIAFENLVAELFRAMGMEALTTQRSGDGGVDIEANDPSPITGGRIVVQVKRYRNTVPPTAVRDLYGTVQDKGANKGVLVTTSSFGPTSYTFSNGKPLELVPGDRLVELLHQYGLRGRLGGGPAAPVPAQRAAEPAPPADHNVLGMTWSGRVALDVCALVCAGSRVLSEDHFVFFNNPCTPDGSVRTRAHAAPDKAALEVSFDALPSGADRLVLVAAIDPEADPHADLAGFTDARIRLLDASGAEAGRLEVSDGRAGETALVLGSFRRRSNGDWDFVIGGKGYRGGLEDLLRDYGVEVA, from the coding sequence ATGAGTCGTCGGTCGGGCAGGTTGATCGGGGACTGGGCCGAGGCCCAGCGCCGGATGCAGCAGACACAGCTGATCCAGCACCGCGAGGCGGAACGCCGGCAACGGGCGTACGAGCGCGAGGCGGCCCGGGGACAGCGCGAGCAGCAGGCCGCCTACCGCCAGCACCGCGAGGCCGAGGCACGACGGCGCACCGAGCGCATCGAGGCGGAGGTCGCCGCCCTGCAGGGGCTGCTGGCGGCAGGCTGCCGGGCTCCGGCGTTCCGTACGGCCGCGCTGGTCAGACCGGAGCGATTGGAGCCCTTCGCCCCGGGGAACCTCGCGCATCCGCTGCCGATGCCGCGCCTGGAGCAGTTCCAGCAGCAGAACACCGGTTGGACGCTCGGCTCACACCGCCGGGCACAGGCGGAGCGCGAGGCGCACGCCCGCTACACCCAGGCCTGGCAGGCGGCGCATGCCGCGGAGATGCAGCGGCAGCAGCAACTGGCCGCGTACCGACAGCAGTACGACCAGTGGGCGGCGCAGCAGCTCGCGGGGATCCGGGAGCACAACGACGGCCTCGCCGAACTGGCCCGGTCGCTGCGCGCGGGCGACCCGGATGCGGCCGTGGAGTACTTCTCGGCAGCCCTCTACGCGTCCACCGCCTGGCCCGAGGCACTGCCGAGGCAGTTGGCGGCCGCGTACGACCCGGGCACGCGCGAGCTGGTGCTGGACTGGCAGCTGCCGGGCTTCCGGGTGGTGCCCGAGGCCAAGTCGGTGCGGTACATGCCCAGCACGGACCAGGACCGGGAGACGGCCCGCCCGGTGACTCAGCGACGCGCGCTCTACCGCGACCTGCTGGCACAGTGCCTGCTGCTGGTGGTGCGCGAGCTGTACGCGGCGGACGAGTTCGGCGCGCTGGAGTCCGTCGTGGTCAACGGGTTCGTGGACGACCACGATCCGGTGACGGGGCAGGAGGCGCGGATCGTACTCGCCTCGGTGTCGACCGCCCGCACCGCCTTCGCGGGGCTCAGGCTGGAACAGGTCAGCGCGGTGGACTGCCTGCTGGAGGGGCTGCGCGGGCAGCTGTCGGCGCGGCCCGACCAGTTGACGGCCGTACGCCCGGGGCGCAGGCCCGACGAGGTCGGCGGCGGAGTCGTCAGCCACGGCGGGGACGCGGCCGAGGACGAGGAGGAGCCCGACCTCTTCGTCATGGACCCGATCGCCTTCGAGAACCTGGTGGCGGAGCTCTTCCGGGCGATGGGCATGGAGGCGCTGACCACGCAGCGGTCCGGCGACGGAGGTGTGGACATCGAGGCGAACGACCCCTCCCCGATCACGGGCGGACGGATCGTGGTCCAGGTCAAGCGCTACCGCAACACCGTGCCGCCCACGGCGGTACGGGACCTGTACGGCACGGTCCAGGACAAGGGCGCGAACAAGGGGGTGCTGGTCACCACCTCGTCCTTCGGACCGACGTCGTACACCTTCTCCAACGGCAAGCCGCTGGAGCTGGTTCCCGGCGACCGGCTGGTGGAACTCCTGCACCAGTACGGGCTGCGCGGGCGCCTCGGCGGCGGTCCGGCGGCCCCGGTACCGGCACAGCGCGCTGCCGAGCCCGCCCCGCCGGCCGACCACAACGTGCTGGGCATGACCTGGTCGGGGCGGGTCGCGCTGGACGTGTGCGCCCTCGTCTGCGCCGGCAGCCGGGTGCTGAGCGAGGACCACTTCGTGTTCTTCAACAACCCGTGCACGCCCGACGGTTCGGTACGGACGCGGGCACACGCGGCGCCGGACAAGGCGGCACTTGAGGTCTCCTTCGACGCCTTGCCATCCGGGGCCGACCGGCTGGTGCTCGTGGCCGCCATCGACCCGGAGGCCGATCCGCACGCCGACCTGGCCGGATTCACCGACGCCCGGATCCGGCTCCTGGACGCGTCGGGCGCCGAGGCGGGTCGGCTGGAGGTCTCCGACGGCCGGGCCGGAGAGACCGCGCTGGTGCTCGGCTCCTTCCGGCGCCGGTCCAACGGCGACTGGGACTTCGTGATCGGCGGCAAGGGCTACCGGGGCGGCCTGGAGGACCTGCTGCGCGACTACGGCGTCGAGGTCGCGTAG
- a CDS encoding CAP domain-containing protein — translation MQLRDDEFGQDRDRATVDTAGTGLPSGPRHAGRVTGGRRRARRKMPVPAAVATVVLLTGAGSAYTLISADAPARTAATASSSTPSSDAVGPGPLGEPSADPASPTADAAEGTPTASATPSASATTAASPSRAASAEPSSGRSAKQERSAQPTRAPSGTGPVGPDPKIAGARTSTQDVQVAESLSLRLLNGERATVGRPPLALKQDLSTFARTWAEHMSKNGFGHSSDRDRAHLKTGSRTWTGENIVWWSDASMTAQEAAEKFQSMWRHSPGHYKGQVNPEFTEVGVGMYRDASGWWGVHVFSDGA, via the coding sequence ATGCAATTGCGCGACGACGAATTCGGACAGGACAGGGACCGGGCGACGGTCGACACGGCGGGGACGGGCCTGCCTTCCGGGCCTCGCCACGCGGGCCGGGTGACCGGTGGCCGCCGCCGGGCCCGCAGGAAGATGCCCGTGCCGGCAGCGGTCGCCACTGTGGTCCTGCTGACCGGGGCCGGGAGTGCGTACACCCTCATATCGGCCGATGCCCCTGCCCGCACCGCGGCGACGGCGTCGTCCTCGACCCCGTCCTCCGACGCCGTCGGCCCGGGCCCCCTGGGTGAGCCGTCGGCCGACCCGGCCTCGCCCACCGCCGATGCGGCGGAGGGGACCCCCACGGCCTCGGCGACGCCGAGCGCGAGTGCCACCACCGCCGCGTCCCCTTCGCGTGCCGCGTCGGCCGAACCGTCGTCCGGGCGGTCCGCGAAGCAGGAGCGGTCCGCGCAGCCGACCCGCGCCCCTTCGGGGACCGGTCCGGTGGGGCCGGACCCGAAGATTGCGGGCGCCCGCACCTCGACCCAGGACGTCCAGGTGGCCGAGTCGCTGTCCCTGCGCTTGCTGAACGGCGAACGGGCCACCGTCGGGAGGCCTCCGCTCGCGCTCAAACAGGACCTCAGCACCTTCGCCCGCACGTGGGCCGAGCACATGAGCAAGAACGGGTTCGGCCACTCCTCCGACCGGGACCGCGCGCACCTGAAGACCGGCTCGCGCACCTGGACGGGCGAGAACATCGTCTGGTGGAGCGATGCCTCGATGACCGCCCAGGAAGCCGCCGAGAAGTTCCAGTCGATGTGGCGGCACAGCCCCGGCCACTACAAGGGCCAGGTCAATCCGGAGTTCACCGAGGTCGGTGTGGGCATGTACCGGGACGCCTCCGGCTGGTGGGGCGTCCACGTCTTCTCGGACGGCGCGTAG
- a CDS encoding GTP-binding protein, which translates to MNSRQPIPVVVLAGFLGSGKTTMLNHLLASRGGTRVGVVVNDFGSIEVDAMSVAGQVGDSMVSLGGGCLCCAVDGSELDAYLEKLSAPVHRIDVIVIEASGLAEPQEMIRMLVANENPAVRYGGMVQVVDAAEFDATRVRHPETDRHLAVADLVVLNKTDRVGADERARIESALATLCAPGTPVVGAAHGRIDPELLFDRRPWTETRGQLSFEDLIAEAEGHDHRTHAHAAYESTEFTSEQALSPRRFMDFLDRRPAGLYRIKGFVWFGVPGHGECYEIQAVGRFLRFAPRPWGRGEARLTQLVLIGSGTDGQGLVRELAACREQSPQDVNPETMWGVLRYVDRPGPEGEDTPGPEEGDAPGADGSDVPGPDSPRTTRTY; encoded by the coding sequence GTGAACAGCAGGCAGCCCATCCCCGTCGTCGTCCTCGCCGGATTCCTCGGATCCGGGAAGACCACCATGCTGAACCACCTCCTCGCCAGCCGTGGAGGCACCCGCGTCGGCGTCGTCGTCAACGACTTCGGATCCATCGAGGTCGACGCGATGTCGGTGGCCGGCCAGGTCGGAGACTCGATGGTCTCCCTCGGCGGCGGCTGCCTGTGCTGCGCGGTGGACGGCAGCGAGCTGGACGCGTACCTGGAGAAGCTCTCCGCACCCGTCCACAGGATCGACGTGATCGTCATCGAGGCGAGCGGGCTGGCCGAGCCCCAGGAGATGATCCGCATGCTGGTGGCCAACGAGAACCCGGCCGTCCGGTACGGCGGCATGGTGCAGGTCGTGGACGCCGCGGAGTTCGACGCGACCCGGGTCCGGCACCCGGAGACCGACCGCCATCTCGCCGTCGCGGACCTGGTCGTGCTCAACAAGACCGACCGGGTCGGCGCGGACGAACGGGCCCGGATCGAGAGCGCACTCGCCACGCTCTGCGCGCCGGGTACCCCGGTGGTGGGCGCCGCCCACGGCCGCATCGACCCGGAGCTGCTCTTCGACCGCAGGCCCTGGACCGAGACCCGGGGACAGCTGTCCTTTGAGGACCTGATCGCGGAGGCCGAGGGCCACGACCACCGCACCCACGCGCACGCCGCCTACGAGAGCACGGAGTTCACCTCGGAACAGGCCCTCTCCCCGCGCCGGTTCATGGACTTCCTCGACCGCCGCCCGGCCGGGCTCTACCGGATCAAGGGTTTCGTGTGGTTCGGGGTCCCGGGTCACGGGGAGTGCTACGAGATCCAGGCGGTCGGTCGCTTCCTCCGCTTCGCCCCGCGGCCCTGGGGGCGGGGCGAAGCACGCCTGACGCAGCTGGTCCTGATCGGCTCGGGCACCGACGGCCAAGGTCTGGTGAGGGAGTTGGCGGCCTGCCGTGAGCAGAGCCCCCAGGACGTGAACCCCGAGACCATGTGGGGCGTGCTGCGGTACGTCGACCGGCCCGGGCCGGAAGGGGAGGACACCCCCGGCCCGGAGGAGGGCGACGCCCCCGGGGCGGACGGGAGCGACGTCCCCGGGCCGGACTCGCCCAGGACAACCCGGACGTATTGA
- a CDS encoding citrate synthase/methylcitrate synthase — MNTTESTVEGPRGLAGVVVTDTVLGDVRGREGFYHYRQYSAVELASCRSFEDVWHLMFRGELPADPAERVAFAAETAALRPVREEVRAALPDLARATRLSGPLSGLRTALSLLGASAGFRPVYDLTPERRAADALAACAAVPTLLTALYRLGRGLEPVEPREDLPYAANYLYMLTGEEPDPARARAVERYLISTVDHGFNASTFTARVIASTGADVAACLTGAIGALSGPLHGGAPSRALDTLDAIGTVDRIRPWIRGRVLAGERIMGFGHPVYRTEDPRSRMLREIALGFGGPLVDFAVEVERQVEEILAELKPGRELHTNVEFYAGVVMELCGLPREMFTPTFCAARVVGWSANILEQATDSKIIRPAARYTGPTPPQPVPPPR, encoded by the coding sequence ATGAACACCACCGAAAGCACCGTCGAAGGACCGCGGGGCCTCGCGGGAGTCGTGGTCACCGACACCGTGCTGGGCGACGTCCGGGGCCGCGAGGGCTTCTACCACTACCGCCAGTACTCGGCCGTAGAGCTCGCCTCCTGCCGCAGCTTCGAGGACGTGTGGCACCTGATGTTCCGCGGCGAGCTCCCGGCGGACCCCGCCGAACGGGTCGCCTTCGCCGCCGAGACCGCCGCGCTGCGCCCGGTCCGCGAGGAGGTGCGGGCGGCCCTGCCGGACCTGGCCCGCGCCACCCGGCTGTCCGGCCCGCTCTCCGGACTGCGCACCGCGCTCTCGCTGCTCGGTGCGTCCGCCGGCTTCCGGCCGGTGTACGACCTCACCCCCGAGCGCCGCGCGGCGGACGCGCTGGCCGCATGTGCCGCGGTGCCGACCCTCCTGACCGCCCTGTACCGGCTGGGCCGGGGGCTGGAGCCGGTCGAGCCGCGCGAGGACCTTCCGTACGCCGCCAACTACCTCTACATGCTGACCGGCGAGGAGCCCGACCCCGCTCGGGCCCGTGCCGTCGAGCGGTACTTGATATCCACCGTCGACCACGGCTTCAACGCCTCGACGTTCACCGCACGGGTGATCGCCTCCACCGGCGCCGACGTCGCCGCCTGCCTGACCGGGGCCATCGGCGCGCTCTCCGGCCCGCTGCACGGGGGCGCCCCCAGCCGCGCCCTGGACACCCTCGACGCGATCGGGACCGTGGACCGCATCAGACCCTGGATCCGCGGGCGCGTCCTCGCGGGCGAGCGGATCATGGGGTTCGGGCACCCCGTCTACCGCACCGAGGACCCCCGTTCACGCATGCTGCGCGAGATCGCCCTCGGCTTCGGCGGGCCCCTCGTGGACTTCGCCGTAGAGGTCGAACGCCAGGTGGAGGAGATCCTCGCCGAACTCAAGCCGGGCCGTGAACTGCACACCAATGTGGAGTTCTACGCGGGTGTGGTCATGGAGCTGTGCGGGCTGCCGCGCGAGATGTTCACCCCGACCTTCTGCGCCGCCCGGGTCGTCGGCTGGAGCGCGAACATCCTGGAGCAGGCCACCGACTCCAAGATCATCCGTCCGGCCGCCCGGTACACGGGACCCACCCCGCCGCAGCCCGTTCCGCCGCCGCGCTGA
- a CDS encoding citrate synthase translates to MSDQTDGGRRLSTQEAARVLGVKPATVYAYVSRGQLTSRRDPAGRGSSFDPAEVTALARRSRREAAPPPAGELSVRTSLTLIEPDRYYFRGVDAVALASQYRYEEVAEWLWTGTVTPGARFTAPPEVLEAARRTVDALPAHSGPIDRLRVAVAAAAVADPLRFDLSEEAVLGSARCLIPTLVGALPTVGTGWAGDGRIARQLWSRLTPREPDPDALAALDLALTLLVDHDLAASTLAVRVAASARAHPYAAVSAGLGALEGPLHGAAGRLAHRMLGEVLERGGAAPVVAEYLRAGRRVPGLGHRLYQGEDPRAAALFARLEGLEQAAPALAAAREVVAVMARQGGLHANVDLALAVLTLACGMAAEAGETVFAVARTAGWIAHALEEYQERPLRMRPSGDYRGPRPPRPIP, encoded by the coding sequence ATGAGTGACCAGACGGACGGCGGACGCCGGCTCAGCACGCAGGAGGCGGCCCGGGTGCTCGGCGTGAAGCCGGCCACCGTGTACGCCTACGTCAGCCGGGGCCAGCTCACCAGCCGACGCGATCCGGCGGGGCGCGGCAGCAGCTTCGACCCTGCGGAGGTGACGGCGCTGGCCCGGCGGAGCCGGCGCGAGGCGGCCCCTCCGCCGGCCGGCGAACTGTCCGTCCGCACGTCGCTGACGCTCATCGAACCCGACCGGTACTACTTCCGCGGGGTCGACGCCGTGGCCCTGGCCTCGCAGTACCGCTACGAGGAGGTCGCCGAGTGGCTCTGGACGGGAACCGTCACCCCCGGGGCACGGTTCACCGCTCCCCCGGAGGTGCTGGAAGCCGCCCGCCGGACGGTGGACGCCCTGCCGGCGCACAGCGGCCCCATCGACCGGCTGCGGGTGGCGGTCGCCGCCGCCGCGGTGGCCGATCCACTGCGCTTCGACCTGTCCGAGGAGGCCGTTCTCGGCTCCGCGCGCTGCCTGATCCCGACCCTGGTCGGCGCTCTGCCGACGGTGGGCACCGGGTGGGCCGGTGACGGCCGGATCGCCCGGCAGCTGTGGTCCCGGCTGACGCCGCGGGAGCCCGATCCGGATGCCCTCGCCGCCCTGGACCTGGCCCTGACACTGCTGGTCGACCACGACCTGGCCGCCTCCACGCTGGCCGTACGGGTGGCGGCGTCGGCGCGCGCGCATCCCTACGCGGCGGTGTCCGCCGGACTCGGCGCGCTCGAAGGCCCCCTGCACGGGGCGGCCGGGCGGCTCGCGCACCGGATGCTGGGGGAGGTGCTGGAACGGGGCGGCGCTGCGCCGGTCGTCGCTGAGTACCTGCGCGCGGGACGCCGGGTTCCAGGCCTGGGCCACCGCCTCTACCAGGGTGAGGATCCCCGCGCGGCGGCGCTGTTCGCCCGGCTGGAGGGGCTGGAACAGGCCGCCCCCGCACTGGCGGCGGCCCGTGAGGTGGTTGCCGTGATGGCCCGTCAGGGCGGTCTGCATGCCAATGTGGACCTGGCACTGGCCGTGCTGACATTGGCCTGCGGGATGGCCGCCGAGGCCGGGGAGACCGTGTTCGCAGTGGCCCGCACGGCGGGCTGGATCGCCCACGCGCTGGAGGAGTACCAGGAGCGCCCGCTGCGCATGCGCCCGAGCGGCGACTACCGGGGCCCCCGTCCGCCCCGCCCGATTCCCTAG